Genomic window (Macadamia integrifolia cultivar HAES 741 unplaced genomic scaffold, SCU_Mint_v3 scaffold1467, whole genome shotgun sequence):
ATTTATCCTGACACCTGCATTCCTCCTTTCCCGTATGAAGAGGAGCTGCAATTTGATCAAATTTACTTCCTATTGCCACTCTCCAAGCAACGCATACCCATCTCCCTCCTTGATTTGTGCAATCTCACCATCAAGGCAAGCAACGATCTCTATAAACAAGATCTGCAAATGAAGAAGGCTCGGAAAGAACCTAAGAGCTCGGACAGGTTACGAGATTCGACATCGCTGGAATGGGATTCAGGTCGAACCTTGTCCTCATAATCTAGAGAGGCAATGGGAAAGCTCTATTAGTTGACTCGatcaatttgtttatttttctagtGCCCAAGGTCCCAATTTTAATGGGTTTTTGATTTCCTCTGTATGTATAGGTATAGCCATGGTTAAAGGTTATGGTAACAGCTGACTATGGATGTGTTTTCTCTTTTTCGGTTGGAGAGGGTGGGGTGAGGGATTACCTTATGTGccaaaaattggttttattGGAAATATAACCATACCAATCGATGTAAAGGAGATATCACACACTATATTATATAATTGTATTGGAAGTGTATTCATCAATTCAATATGTATATGggttaaacttaattaatttgCATGATTTTATGGGTGGTTGTTACCTATAAGTTCTAACATAAGAAAGTTGTTTATGATTATGACAAAATTGGGCATTCTATTCTGTTCATATGGTCACCATACTATGTGTTTCTAGGATTGTTGATTCCAAATAAAAGTGTGTATactatttatatatattgaaataatgaaaaaaaatgtgtcTGGGAACCGTTTTTACCAAACGCCATTTCGCTCCAGGAATTGTTCCCAAAAGAGTTTTAGAACAAGTTTACCAAACGCCTAAATAAAGTCAAATATCAACTTTTAATGAAGTAACACAAATAGACGATTTTGTCAAAGAACAACATTCTCATAACAGAATcgttaccaaacggacccttagtttcttcaatttgaatcaaatcactccacCATATTGAAGCATCCAAaagcctccgttgaacatggcaaTACCACCTCAAAAACCTTCTCATAGCTTATAATGTATTGGAAATACACCCAAATCAACCCTAATAtgattatttcttattttatccttcctagttttaccacacatccacctcaacatcctcatctcaactacactgagtttatctatatgatgcttcATAACTGCCAACATTCCTCATCATATATCATAATCGGTTGTATGcttgtcctatagaattttcattTTAAGTTTTAACAGAATATGTCAATCACACAATACTCAGGATGctcctctccatttcatcctattttaattctctgtgaaacatcatccttaaTATCACTTTAATATTTTATTGAGCTCATATACCTAAAACAATTACTTAGCGGAATCttcctctcatcaattttcaacACCTCATTATCCGTCCCAGTgtactaaagttacacaccatatgctctgtcttcgttctacttagcTTAAAAcattttgattccaaagttgATCTCTATAATTCCAACTTGCCATTAATCTCTACCTTAAtctctcatccaccaaaacaatatcatcaacaaaaagcataTACCAAGGAAGCTCATCTTGAACGTCTctaaataagggcttaaagttgatccttgatgtaacccaattgtaattgggaattcactaccttaaCCTCCCACAATTcgtacactagtcaccacaccatcacacatatttgtaattatatccacatatttacttgaaacacttctctAGTTCTTGTCAAATCAACTCTATAAGGGCTTTGTttaagctttttctaggtcaataaagaccatatggataTCCCtcttgcaatctctaaatctttccatgagtctctTAAGTATCTACCGTGGATATTTTTGGCACAAAACCAAATTAGTTCTCTATAATAAAAGTTTCTTGCCTTAAATGGGTATTAATAACTCTCTCcaataatttcatagtatgactcactAGATTTATGCATCTATAATTATTACAACTCTAaatatcatctttattttcaaaACCACAATGCTTCTAGTTAACCAAGATAAACCACAAATtgctaagctcttccacacttctattagGATCCCATTTGGACTTGGTGTCTTTCCTACTTTCATCCTCCTTAGAGACTCTTTTACTTCAAGCACCTTGATTTGATGCCAAAAGAGACCCTACACTATTCCTAGTATTTACAATCTTGAGTCaattaatcaaattcaaaaccTAAGTTCAGCTTCCCCCTTCCAGTTTGGCACAAGAAACACCAGACACATGGGCCAATCAGAGCACAGGCGGGATAATCTTCAGCACACACAGAGGTGGGGTCAGCGTGGTCATTCATGCCTGCTTTGTCTAGACATTTCCTATGCCAAACCGGCGGGGTTCTTTTCCCATTAATTATACTACGTTTTACCACCAACCCAAACCTATGCCTTCCCATACCTAATCTTATcaacataaaacccaacttcGTGAAAATATTCCAAATTTACTTCTATTGTTTTTATAAGCTGTTGAACTGATTCGCCTGAGCCACGCATTTCAcatgtttgataaaattctaGTTGAACTTCCCCTTGTTTGTACCCACCAATCTTCAACCACAAaggaacaataaaagaaaattttcaacccCATAATAATAACCCTCCCATTAGAAGAGAATTCATCCTAGAACTTCTTGTCTTTTCTCTTCCGATAAGCTCCACAAAAATAAGGAGTTGTTAAATTCAGATGAGAATAAAGGTTCTAAATGCTGGCTGATAGAAGAAACAAGCATTTAAGGAATTAAGGTTTGTCGTGCAGTGAAGGACCAgggaaacaggaaaaaaaaaattttgggagggggagggggagggtggGATACTGGGCGCAGGCCAATGTTGATCCCCACATGTACCAAACAGCCTACATTGTGGCATGCAAGAACTCCTAACTCCAACTCAATTATATTCTGAGATAAGGCAGTGCTGATTCCAATCCTAAACTGTGATTGGAAATCTATAGGGGTTATAGACTAGGCAAGCTAACAAAGAAACATAAAGGCCTGGAAATCTTTTGAAGTTTGAGTTtggattaaagaaataaaaatcaaagattTCAGAAATCCAAATATTAAGAAACAAGAAAGCAAGAATCAAGCAAGAGATTTTCTTcataaagataaaagaaaataagaatacaAGAAGGAACAGAGGATAAGCCCTTTAGCAGATTCTAGGTTCAGAATAATACAACAGAAGATCACACATAAACCATGGTGGAAGGAGCACCATGGCAGCTGAAAAAGAAAACCGCAAAATTCAGTCAACCACCAATGTATGCCGGTTGGCCTTTACGCCTCAACTATATGGAGCAGAAACCACAAGAAACAACCTAAGAGGGGATAGTCATAGCTGTATTCAACTTTCCTTTAagtaatttattagtttttttatttttttatttgaagataAGTGGACATGTCGTCACCAAGGGTGGGTTGGCCCAGTTAAATGTTAAATACACATTCTTCTCTTTTGAGTTCGAAATTAGTTTACTTTAAATAAAGGGCTGAGATCCAAATTTTAGTTTGGTGCAGAGTTATCATATTTAATATGTGTAACCCCTTGGGTTTTACTGAATATTAAGAAATCTTAAGAGTCTCCCATTCATGGTTGTCAAGGTagctaggcaacccaaggcagtTGGAAGGGGGGACCAACAAGGTGCCTAGGCATCGCCTTGACAACCATGCTCCCATTTGTATTCGGCTGAACATGTGGCGATTTCTAAACAGGtcacccccccctccccaaaaaaaaaaacaaaaaaagaaatctcCTTTTTATCCCTAAAAATAATCTCTTTGGTTGTCCTTCCTCTAAAACTTTTCTCCTTGCACATTGTTACATAGACGTTCTTTAGTCAAAATCATCCTTTGTGTTTATCCACTCCATCTTCTCCATACTAATCGGTAAAACCTGATTACTCTAtaacaatgaaaagaaaataggaatCTATGTGGAACCCATCCCATAGTTGGATATTATTGAAATACCCCTAGGAAGAAATCTGGGTATGTCTTAGCATCAAATCAGGTCACTAGAACCAGAAAATGGAAATATGTAATCAAAATTATTCAGCATAAATAAGAAATCAGATAGAGATAAACATGTAGAAAGTATATGAAAATTAAATCTATGAGCTGAGAAATATGAGCAGTCTTTAATGTATTAAGAACCATACACATGGATTGTGCTCAAGGTAAATAGTAGTCAGTGTCTCCCGAGAACCGGCAACAGCCACTTCCATGCCCTCACATGATGCGATTTGGTTGTCATTAAGCCATAGATCCTCCAACCTGCAAAAATTCTCTAAAATGTTAAGAACACAGAAAGGCCAACCAGATCCAATGGGTAGCATTTATTTGTACCTTGTAAGGTGCTCAATGTCATTCACAGCTGTTAATTTATTTGATGAAACATCTAGAACACGGAGATTTACTAATGTTGATAGGCCTTCCATCTTTGCAATGCCATTATGGCTCAAGTATAGTTCTTCTAGAGCAACACATTCCTGAATAGTGAAATAGTTTAGGATAACAGGAATGAACAAGACATGTAATCCCTATGTGCTTAGAAAATTACTGCATTTGCCTcgttcacttcccttcccttcagaCAACATAATGCTCAGCAGTGGCATACCTGAAATCCCAACATAGAGGTCAAACGGTTGCTCTGTAAGCTAATCTTCTTGATGCATTGTAATCCACACAGGTCAACTACTTTGATGCGATTCCGTCCCAGCCACAGCTCTTGCAGAAGTGTTAAGGTTTGCAAATTTTCCATTACCTGAAGTGGCAAATTCAGCGTTTCAGTATAAACTGTTTGGTTTAAAGACAAAAGCAACCAAAAATCCATACAAAAGTATGCTAATAAATAAGCAGAATAATGCAAATCAACGGATCACCACAATGACGATGATTTGAACAACATTTTCACAAATAAGCTAACCAAGTGGGTCGTTTACAGGGTTATTGAATTTGCATGAACAAAACTTTCTGAGAGGTCAAAATTTCTAACCCGTAATCTGTTGGAACCAAGTTCAAGAATTTGCAGTTCATGTAAGTGATCAAGCTCCTCCATCTTAGTCACCTCATTCTTCGAAACATAGAGCTCCTTGAGTGTGTTTGATACCTTCGACAAACCACTCAAGGAAGAAATCTCATTGAAAGAAACATCAAATACCAGGAGGCTCTTGAAAATGCTAGCATCTGGTATTTTCGTTAGTTTATTATCCCTGAGCACCAGCTCCTGCAAAACAAGGCCAACAACAACCCGTAAATCGTAAAAACGTACTACAGTACAGTCTATGGaactaaaaaatataaaatgcaaCAATTATAAAATTTCTGATCTAAATACAACTTCATCAGGACAGTAATCGGATTTAATGACCTCAATTCAAAAATGTGATAAAGTAGTTAAAATCGTCAAAATTAATCCAGAGAGAAAGGAACAAGAGTGAAAACCTCAAGGCCCGATAGCGAATCCCATCCAGAAATTGGCTCGATTCCCGCGTCCTCGAAGAGATTTTGGCGCAAAGAGAGCTTTTTAAGCCGCGAGAGGAGACTTATTCGAGGATCCAAGACCGATAATCGATTGGCGGTTAAATCCAACTCGACTAAGCTCTGAAGAAGCTCAACGCCATCTAGGTCATGAAGCTGGCAACTGGTGAGATCGAGAACAGTGCTCGAAGAATTCTCTTCGGTTGTTCCATCCTCCAAAGCTCCATGGTTCTCTCCTGGCCCCCCTTCGGATGCAATTTCCATTGGTAAATACCCTAGCAGATGTTCTACCGGACCTCGAAAGAGAGGATCACATCAAAAGCTTCGTATAAATGAGAACTTCTCTTTGCACGCTTCTAGGTTTAGCTATTCTCTTTGCCCTCAAAGTCTGCACTTCGGACTCTGGAAACGAATGAAACACTTGGCAGCGAAGATGAACTGAAAAGCGAGTTAACGGCGAATTTCAAACCCAGGTCCTTGTTTCACACGTGCACGCCCActcatgatattaaaaaaacGGTACCAAGTCGCGTGATTGACCATAGTAGCAAATTCGGATTTAGGAATTATTCGGGCAAAGGATTGTTCGGAATAATTATATTGGTTAATTTAAGGTTTCGGTCAAAAAAGTGAACaaattcgattaaaaaaaaaagttgggcaaaaaattcagatattatttttattatttgttgtatctgttttatttattaaataattaactTGACATGTACACCTAGAAATAGCAAACTACTATACAACAAAGTAAAAATTAcgaaaaaattgtcattgagtGATGGgagcgatggaagcaatggttactGTAAtacaatttctactcatgaaatagattatgCCCCAAAACAATGAAAGCAAGATCACAACCacaataaaacaaatgaatAAATTGACCACCAAAATTTTTCACTATCCTTTTTGTTTGAGTTCACATGACCCATGACTCATACT
Coding sequences:
- the LOC122063825 gene encoding protein phosphatase 1 regulatory inhibitor subunit PPP1R7 homolog, which produces MEIASEGGPGENHGALEDGTTEENSSSTVLDLTSCQLHDLDGVELLQSLVELDLTANRLSVLDPRISLLSRLKKLSLRQNLFEDAGIEPISGWDSLSGLEELVLRDNKLTKIPDASIFKSLLVFDVSFNEISSLSGLSKVSNTLKELYVSKNEVTKMEELDHLHELQILELGSNRLRVMENLQTLTLLQELWLGRNRIKVVDLCGLQCIKKISLQSNRLTSMLGFQECVALEELYLSHNGIAKMEGLSTLVNLRVLDVSSNKLTAVNDIEHLTRLEDLWLNDNQIASCEGMEVAVAGSRETLTTIYLEHNPCASSPNYTSSLRQIFPNIQQIDSDVFS